The Cellulophaga sp. RHA19 genome includes the window AAAGAAGATAAAAAAGGAGCTTGGCAATTTACAAAAGGGTTTATTTTAAATAAAGCTCTAACATACAGTTTAAAAGTAAGTATTAAAAAACCTAGACCAGATAATAGTAACACTAAAGCTTTTCCATCAGGACATACCTCTACAACATTTCAAGGAGCATCTTTTATTCATATGCGATATGGTTTTAAATATAGCATATTACCATACGCAATAGCTGGATTTACTGCATTTAGTAGAATAGATGCTAATAAACATGATGGTTGGGATATACTAGCTGGTGCAGTAGTTGGGATCGGCAGTACATATTTATTTACAACACCATATCAAAAAAAACACTTAGAGCTTGTGTACAATAGTTATGAAGGGTCTCATTTATTAGGGTTAAAATATAAATTTTAAAAATAATAGTTTTGAGTAATATAGTAGATAAAACTAAGGAATATTGTCTAAAAATAATAAGAGAAAGTAATTGTAAATACTTAGCTTTTCATAATGAAGAACACACGCTGGATGTATTAAGGAATGTAAGAATAATAGGGGAGTACGAGAAAATTTCTGAACGAGATATGGAAATTTTAAAAATAGCTGCACTATTCCATGATACAGGTTTTTCTTTAGATTATAGTTGTCACGAAGAATCTAGCGTTATTTTAGCTAATAATTTTTTAAAACAGAATAATTACAAAAGTGATAAGTTACAAACTGTTATAAGCTTAATATTGGCTACAAAAATGCCGCAAAATCCAATGTGCGAAATAGAAAAGATTCTGTGTGACTCAGATTTATTTCATTTAGCGAGTGATAACTTC containing:
- a CDS encoding phosphatase PAP2 family protein translates to MKLLLSTVLIILLLSSQLVSSQKSDIEKAGDIGLLLVPVSALSLTLLKEDKKGAWQFTKGFILNKALTYSLKVSIKKPRPDNSNTKAFPSGHTSTTFQGASFIHMRYGFKYSILPYAIAGFTAFSRIDANKHDGWDILAGAVVGIGSTYLFTTPYQKKHLELVYNSYEGSHLLGLKYKF
- a CDS encoding HD domain-containing protein; amino-acid sequence: MSNIVDKTKEYCLKIIRESNCKYLAFHNEEHTLDVLRNVRIIGEYEKISERDMEILKIAALFHDTGFSLDYSCHEESSVILANNFLKQNNYKSDKLQTVISLILATKMPQNPMCEIEKILCDSDLFHLASDNFIVKNKLLRTEWENQINLKFEDLDWLNLNIEFLQNHKYKSNFGCIKLEKDKLKNIVLLEKEIKPKYSN